A section of the Salmo salar chromosome ssa05, Ssal_v3.1, whole genome shotgun sequence genome encodes:
- the LOC106562681 gene encoding zymogen granule membrane protein 16 isoform X1 — MMPPFCRMFSILVVTVFLASCLAMPIKDPYSYSSAVGQGGGTPFASYGEGRITGVRVWETNNNNYYYYYYYYNSNAYISGFQLRYGSTWSPVFGREGGEKQEMELFNDESIVEVSGKYNPVDYICKLVLTTNTGRTLSAGQPSQVSFNFYPANMGNELRLLSGRFNGAGITSIGAHWGLVYMERAGNSTLDTALETVTPTYS; from the exons ATGATGCCTCCCTTTTGCAGAATGTTCTCAATCCTGGTTGTCACAGTGTTCTTGGCTAGCTGCTTGGCAATGC CCATCAAAGATCCGTACTCGTATTCCTCTGCGGTGGGTCAAGGAGGTGGCACCCCATTTGCTTCCTACGGTGAGGGACGCATCACAGGAGTCAGAGTGTGggagaccaacaacaacaactactactactactactactactacaacagcaaCGCCTACATCAGCGG GTTCCAGCTGAGATACGGCTCCACCTGGTCCCCTGTGTTTGGTCGTGAAGGGGGTGAAAAGCAGGAGATGGAGCTGTTTAATGATGAGTCCATCGTCGAGGTGTCTGGGAAGTACAACCCAGTAGACTACATCTGCAAGCTGGTGTTAACCACCAACACGGGGCGCACTCTGTCAGCCGGCCAGCCTAGCCAAGTCTCCTTCAACTTCTACCCAGCCAACATGGGCAATGAGCTGAGGCTGCTCAGCGGTCGCTTCAACGGTGCCGGGATCACCTCCATCGGAGCCCACTGGGGATTGGTGTACATGGAACGGGCTGGAAACAGTACTCTGGATACAGCACTGGAAACAGTAACTCCTACTTACTCCTAA
- the LOC106562681 gene encoding zymogen granule membrane protein 16 isoform X2 encodes MFSILVVTVFLASCLAMPIKDPYSYSSAVGQGGGTPFASYGEGRITGVRVWETNNNNYYYYYYYYNSNAYISGFQLRYGSTWSPVFGREGGEKQEMELFNDESIVEVSGKYNPVDYICKLVLTTNTGRTLSAGQPSQVSFNFYPANMGNELRLLSGRFNGAGITSIGAHWGLVYMERAGNSTLDTALETVTPTYS; translated from the exons ATGTTCTCAATCCTGGTTGTCACAGTGTTCTTGGCTAGCTGCTTGGCAATGC CCATCAAAGATCCGTACTCGTATTCCTCTGCGGTGGGTCAAGGAGGTGGCACCCCATTTGCTTCCTACGGTGAGGGACGCATCACAGGAGTCAGAGTGTGggagaccaacaacaacaactactactactactactactactacaacagcaaCGCCTACATCAGCGG GTTCCAGCTGAGATACGGCTCCACCTGGTCCCCTGTGTTTGGTCGTGAAGGGGGTGAAAAGCAGGAGATGGAGCTGTTTAATGATGAGTCCATCGTCGAGGTGTCTGGGAAGTACAACCCAGTAGACTACATCTGCAAGCTGGTGTTAACCACCAACACGGGGCGCACTCTGTCAGCCGGCCAGCCTAGCCAAGTCTCCTTCAACTTCTACCCAGCCAACATGGGCAATGAGCTGAGGCTGCTCAGCGGTCGCTTCAACGGTGCCGGGATCACCTCCATCGGAGCCCACTGGGGATTGGTGTACATGGAACGGGCTGGAAACAGTACTCTGGATACAGCACTGGAAACAGTAACTCCTACTTACTCCTAA